The Metabacillus sediminilitoris genome window below encodes:
- a CDS encoding cytochrome C assembly family protein yields the protein MEMSLTRINEVAIILYAICVLLYFIDFLHINRKAKRAAFWLLSIVWLLQTIFLFARMFQTGRFPVLNVFEGLYFYTWVLVTLSVVLNKFLRAEFIIFFTNVIGFIMMSLHTFAPTQYVSAAVSSQLVSELLLIHITMAILSYGAFSLSFVFSILYTFQYNLLKKKKWGKRLLRIEDLSKLDHMSYVLNVIGVPMLLLSLILGSIWAYIKLDTFFWYDTKVFGSIMVMLVYSIYLYMRIVKEWQGKSVALLNIASFLVLLINFFLFGSLSRFHFWGS from the coding sequence ATGGAAATGAGTTTAACGAGAATCAATGAAGTAGCAATTATACTTTATGCGATATGTGTACTTTTATATTTTATAGATTTTCTTCATATCAACCGGAAGGCGAAACGAGCTGCCTTCTGGTTGCTTTCTATTGTTTGGCTTTTACAAACAATTTTTTTATTTGCTCGTATGTTCCAAACAGGCAGATTCCCTGTCTTAAATGTTTTTGAAGGATTATATTTTTACACATGGGTATTAGTAACCTTATCTGTTGTTTTAAATAAATTCTTGCGGGCAGAATTTATTATCTTTTTCACAAATGTGATTGGCTTTATCATGATGTCATTACATACATTTGCACCAACTCAATATGTTTCAGCAGCGGTTTCAAGTCAGCTTGTTTCAGAACTGTTATTGATTCATATTACAATGGCCATCCTTTCATATGGAGCTTTTTCACTATCATTTGTTTTTTCTATTCTTTATACGTTCCAATACAATCTATTAAAAAAGAAAAAATGGGGAAAACGGCTTTTACGAATTGAGGACCTATCTAAACTTGATCATATGTCATATGTTTTAAATGTGATTGGTGTACCAATGCTTCTATTAAGCCTTATTTTGGGTAGTATTTGGGCATACATAAAGCTAGATACATTTTTCTGGTATGATACAAAGGTTTTTGGTTCTATTATGGTCATGCTTGTTTACAGCATATATTTATATATGAGAATTGTTAAAGAATGGCAAGGTAAATCAGTCGCTTTATTAAATATTGCGTCATTTCTCGTATTATTAATTAATTTTTTCTTGTTTGGCAGCTTGTCAAGATTTCATTTTTGGGGTTCATGA